The Luteimonas sp. YGD11-2 genome has a window encoding:
- a CDS encoding DUF3667 domain-containing protein: MNTAAATGHHRSTCENCGTWLQGGYCHLCGQSAHNPTRHFGHAVEEIFESFWHLDGRVFRTLRDLFVPGRVANAYLAGHRVRYIAPLRLFVVLTALTFFTAKLVMTPVISVDTDPLPQDAASLAEGAGPAAPPRAAPEGLEESFAALDSVAAVERERAHLLRDLARDDAPRALGFVFAEAQRRIDAAADARILELGAEPTPRATPSPEPADGSDAVAARPAATAADPDGADTGTAETVASGNAFVDRTMRNWERLARDPRAIAQFLFGAAPATLFVLVPLFAVLLRIAYFFTRRPYLEHVVIALYSHAWLMLALLLVFCTSALGDWAGARVPVIGTVLSALVFALVCWMPLYLLWMQRRVYRQAWWLTVLKYLAIGYVYAMLFGTVAVGVIGFSLFTM, from the coding sequence ATGAACACCGCGGCCGCGACCGGGCACCACCGGTCCACCTGCGAGAACTGCGGCACCTGGCTGCAGGGCGGCTACTGCCACCTGTGCGGGCAGTCGGCGCACAACCCCACCCGCCACTTCGGCCATGCGGTGGAGGAGATCTTCGAGTCGTTCTGGCACCTCGATGGCCGGGTGTTCCGCACCCTGCGCGACCTGTTCGTGCCCGGGCGCGTGGCCAATGCCTACCTCGCCGGCCACCGGGTGCGCTACATCGCGCCGCTGCGGCTGTTCGTGGTGCTGACGGCACTGACCTTCTTCACCGCCAAGCTGGTGATGACCCCGGTCATCAGCGTCGATACCGACCCGCTGCCGCAGGACGCGGCCAGCCTTGCCGAGGGGGCAGGTCCGGCGGCGCCGCCGCGCGCGGCGCCGGAAGGTCTGGAGGAATCGTTCGCCGCGCTGGACTCGGTCGCCGCGGTCGAACGCGAACGCGCGCACCTGCTGCGCGACCTCGCACGCGACGATGCCCCGCGTGCACTGGGCTTCGTATTCGCCGAGGCACAGCGCCGGATCGACGCCGCCGCCGATGCCCGCATCCTCGAACTCGGCGCCGAACCCACCCCGCGCGCGACGCCGTCACCGGAGCCCGCAGATGGATCCGACGCGGTGGCGGCCCGTCCCGCGGCAACGGCGGCGGATCCCGACGGTGCCGATACCGGCACTGCGGAGACCGTCGCCAGCGGCAATGCCTTCGTCGACCGCACGATGCGCAACTGGGAGCGGCTGGCCCGCGACCCCCGCGCCATCGCGCAGTTCCTGTTCGGCGCCGCCCCGGCCACGCTGTTCGTGCTGGTGCCGCTGTTCGCGGTGCTGCTGCGGATCGCCTACTTCTTCACCCGCAGGCCCTACCTCGAGCACGTGGTGATCGCGCTCTACAGCCACGCCTGGCTGATGCTGGCGCTGTTGCTGGTGTTCTGCACCAGTGCCCTGGGCGACTGGGCCGGGGCGCGGGTGCCCGTCATCGGCACCGTACTGTCGGCGCTGGTCTTCGCGTTGGTCTGCTGGATGCCGCTGTACCTGCTGTGGATGCAGCGCCGCGTGTACCGCCAGGCCTGGTGGCTGACCGTGCTCAAGTACCTGGCGATCGGCTACGTCTACGCGATGCTGTTCGGTACCGTCGCGGTGGGCGTGATCGGCTTCTCGCTGTTCACGATGTAG